One Nicotiana sylvestris chromosome 12, ASM39365v2, whole genome shotgun sequence genomic window carries:
- the LOC138883275 gene encoding uncharacterized protein, giving the protein MPEMVVPKAKTLLPRPPPSYPQRLAEQKNENQFKKFIDIMKSLSINVPLVEALEQMSGYAKFIKELVIKKRSMDCETIKMTHQVSAIVHLMALKLEDPGAFTIPCIIGSADFAKALCDLGASINFMPYSVFKTLGIWQPRQTSMRLQMTDRTMKRPLGIIDDVLVRVDKFILPVDLVILDCEVDFEVPIILGRPFFATGKALVDVEVGEITFRVGDEKVVFHVYKSMKQPNYTEV; this is encoded by the coding sequence atgccggaaatggttgtgcctaaagctaAGACtcttttgccaaggccacctccatcttatcctcaaaggctcgcggaGCAAAAAAATGAGAACCagtttaagaaatttattgacataatgaagagcttatccattaatgtgcctttggtggaggctctagagcaaATGTCGGGTTACGCCAAATTCATTAAAGAGTTGGTGataaagaaaagatccatggattgtgaaactatcaagatgacccaccaagttagtgcaatagttcACTTAATGGCTCTGAAGCTagaagatcctggtgctttcaccattccatgcatcattgggagtgcagactttgcaaaagctctatgtgatttgggggcaagtatcaacttcaTGCCATATTCAGTTTTCAAGACATTGGGTATTTGGCAACCGAGGcagacttccatgagattgcaaatgacggatagaacaatgaagaggccattgggtataattgatgatgttcttgtccgagtggacaaatttatcttgccagttgATTTAGTGATTCTCGACTGCGAGGTCGATTTTGAGGTGCCTATAATCTTGGGAAGACCTTTCTTTgcaactgggaaggccttagttgatgtggaagtaggggaaatcaccttccgggtgggtgatgaaaaagtggtctttcatgtgtataagtcaatgaagcagcccaactaTACGGAAGTGTGA